TGGCGTTCGAGAATTCGGCAATGGCATTATCCAGGTTCTCGTTGAAGACACCCTTCGATGTGGCATTCTTTGCGATGCTGACGTAGCTCATGCCCTGTTTCAAGTGTGCCTTAACCTCCTGGCTCGGTTCATCCGAGACGGGCTTTGCGGCTTCGGCAGGAGCGGCGGCGGGCTTCTCCTGGGCTGGTGGTGGCGGGGGTGCAGGCTGCTGCGGTTCGACCTTTTGCTGCGGCTTCGACCAGGGCAGTTTATCACACCCCATCCCCATGAGTCCCACGGAAACCAGGATAGCTATGGTTACGACTACGGTCCATTTCCTCATCTATCGATCCTCCTCCTTAATTAATCTATCAGGGCGTTTTCTTGATGCGCATGTTCCAGTTGCTGCTTGTCGCCATTGCCTGCGGGGTCTGGCTGATGTCCGCTCCCTTTTCCTGTTTGACCCTCTGCGAGACAAGAGGCTTTGAATAGGTGAACGCGTCCTGGACGGAGCCGTTGTACCTCTTCAACCCGTCGACAAAGTAATAGGTGAAAACGCTGTTTTTGAGACTGTCCGATTCCCAGGACTTCTCGCCGGCGCTGCTCGCTGACAGGAGCACCTTGCCGTAGCTGACCTGGTCGATACTTTTGCCGGCTCCCCCGGCGCTCTTCTTCGGTTCGTCCTCGAGGACTATGTCCTTGGAACCGAAAAGTCTTTTACCATACTCTTTGGAGATGCCGTATCCCTCATCGTCATCGGCCCCCAGG
The window above is part of the Syntrophorhabdaceae bacterium genome. Proteins encoded here:
- a CDS encoding tetratricopeptide repeat protein, translated to MRKWTVVVTIAILVSVGLMGMGCDKLPWSKPQQKVEPQQPAPPPPPAQEKPAAAPAEAAKPVSDEPSQEVKAHLKQGMSYVSIAKNATSKGVFNENLDNAIAEFSNAIKKDPNYAEAYSNRAVAYMLQKKNNKALDDLKKAKEIKPDSATIRYNLASVHSLMGNTDYGLDELDAALSKGFNDYDSLRKDPDINNLRKSKEFRHILEKHKVFITK